Proteins encoded by one window of Balearica regulorum gibbericeps isolate bBalReg1 chromosome 21, bBalReg1.pri, whole genome shotgun sequence:
- the CENPS gene encoding centromere protein S isoform X1, whose amino-acid sequence MAVAQPRPAALGGKPGRAAEGSAMEAVDSEERLLLTQRLKAAVHYTVGCLCQDVAEDKDMQFSKQAIAAISEITFRQCDNFAKDLEMFARHAKRSTVNTEDVKLLARRSNSLLKYITQKSDELASNNMEQKEKKKKKSGAAKGARTGEHPEAAVTESEDSNMA is encoded by the exons ATGGCGGTGGCgcagccccgccccgccgcgctgGGCGGGAAACCCGGCCGGGCGGCTGAGGGCAGCGCCATGGAGGCGGTGGACAGCGAGGAGCGGCTCCTGCTCACCCAG AGGCTGAAGGCTGCGGTTCACTACACGGTTGGCTGCCTGTGCCAGGATGTTGCAGAAGACAAAGACATGCAATTCAGCAAACAAGCCATTGCAGCTATTTCAGAGATCACCTTCAGGCAGTGTG ATAACTTTGCCAAAGACCTTGAAATGTTTGCGAG GCATGCAAAACGAAGCACAGTCAATACAGAAGATGTGAAGCTTTTGGCTAGAAGGAGCAATTCTTTG CTAAAGTATATCACCCAGAAGAGTGATGAGCTCGCATCAAATAACatggagcaaaaggaaaagaagaaaaagaagtctggTGCAGCTAAGGGAGCAAGAACTGGGGAACATCCAGAAGCAGCTGTGACTGAAAGTGAAGATTCCAACATGGCATGA
- the CENPS gene encoding centromere protein S isoform X2: protein MAVAQPRPAALGGKPGRAAEGSAMEAVDSEERLLLTQRLKAAVHYTVGCLCQDVAEDKDMQFSKQAIAAISEITFRQCDNFAKDLEMFARHAKRSTVNTEDVKLLARRSNSLVQRNLAMFLYSDYMVANYSSE from the exons ATGGCGGTGGCgcagccccgccccgccgcgctgGGCGGGAAACCCGGCCGGGCGGCTGAGGGCAGCGCCATGGAGGCGGTGGACAGCGAGGAGCGGCTCCTGCTCACCCAG AGGCTGAAGGCTGCGGTTCACTACACGGTTGGCTGCCTGTGCCAGGATGTTGCAGAAGACAAAGACATGCAATTCAGCAAACAAGCCATTGCAGCTATTTCAGAGATCACCTTCAGGCAGTGTG ATAACTTTGCCAAAGACCTTGAAATGTTTGCGAG GCATGCAAAACGAAGCACAGTCAATACAGAAGATGTGAAGCTTTTGGCTAGAAGGAGCAATTCTTTG GTGCAGAGGAATCTTGCAATGTTTCTGTACTCAGATTATATGGTGGCAAACTACAGCTCTGAGTAA
- the DFFA gene encoding DNA fragmentation factor subunit alpha, translated as MAAPLKRCLVRRRDGREQHGVAASCLRELRDKASGILAIDKAREPITLVLAEDGTIVDDEDYFLCLPPNTKFVALAKNEKWSSKSLDSSTAWLSESVDEVDSAAEKWKQLARQLKDDLSNIILMSEEDLQVLIDVPRSDLAEELAQSQTKIQVLQDTLQQVLDRREEERQSRQLLGLYLEALKNEDSILSKVAESEAVPRKEMDVVDTGTSSTGAPAKTALSDQILAALKEKPAPELCLDSQDLELVLKEDTQALASALRCDKQKAETLQQACDQELSKRLQQVQTLHSLRSTSKGKKTLPWGDWPSSKRKK; from the exons ATGGCGGCGCCGCTGAAGCGCTGCCTGGTGCGGCGGAGGGACGGGCGGGAGCAGCACGGTGTCGCCGCCTCCTGCCTGCGGGAGCTGCGCGACAAGG ctaGTGGCATTCTGGCAATTGACAAGGCCAGGGAGCCCATCACCTTAGTACTGGCAGAAGATGGCACCATCGTGGATGATGAAGATTACTTTTTGTGTCTGCCACCTAACACCAAGTTTGTGGCACTGGCCAAGAATGAGAAATGGTCCAGCAAAAGCTTAG ACAGTAGCACAGCCTGGCTCTCGGAGTCTGTGGATGAAGTGgacagtgctgcagagaagtgGAAGCAGCTGGCCAGACAACTGAAGGATGACCTGTCTAATATCATCTTGATGTCTGAAGAAGACCTCCAG GTGCTTATTGATGTACCACGTTCAGACCTGGCAGAAGAACTTGCCCAAAGTCAAACCAAAATCCAAGTATTGCAGGACACCCTGCAGCAGGTGCTGGACAGACGAGAAGAAGAACGCCAGTCAAGACAGCTCCTGGGACTCTACCTAGAGGCcttgaaaaatgaagacagtatCCTAAGCAAAGTAGCAG aatcTGAGGCTGTACCAAGAAAGGAGATGGATGTGGTTGACACAGGTACCAGCAGTACAGGCGCGCCAGCCAAAACAGCGCTCAGTGACCAGATCCTTGCTGCTCTGAAAGAGAAACCTGCTCCAGAGCTCTGCTTGGACAGTCAAGATCTAGAG CTGGTCTTGAAAGAAGACACGCAAGCCCTGGCCTCGGCTCTAAGATGTGACAAGCAGAAAGCTGAAACTCTGCAGCAAGCCTGTGATCAGGAGCTCTCCAAGCGTCTACAACAAGTGCAGACTTTGCATTCCCTAAGAAGCACGTCAAAGGGCAAGAAAACGCTACCCTGGGGAGACTGGCCTAGTTCAAAACGCAAAAAATAA